Proteins co-encoded in one Pseudomonas fluorescens genomic window:
- a CDS encoding DUF5943 domain-containing protein, whose protein sequence is MAKIAPQLPIEVDSETGVWTSDALPMLYVPRHFFVNNHMGIEEVLGADAYAEILYKAGYKSAWHWCEKEAECHGLEGVAVFEHYMKRLSQRGWGLFKIQDIDLDKGTASVKLEHSAFVYVYGKVGRKVDYMFTGWFAGAMDQILAARGSKIRTVAEQVYGGSEEGHDDGLFTVKPL, encoded by the coding sequence ATGGCCAAGATCGCCCCGCAATTGCCAATCGAAGTCGACAGCGAGACCGGTGTCTGGACCTCCGACGCCCTGCCGATGCTGTACGTGCCGCGGCATTTCTTCGTCAACAACCACATGGGCATCGAGGAAGTGCTGGGCGCCGACGCCTATGCCGAAATCCTCTACAAGGCCGGCTACAAGTCCGCCTGGCACTGGTGTGAAAAAGAAGCCGAGTGCCATGGCCTGGAAGGCGTAGCGGTGTTCGAACACTACATGAAGCGTCTGTCGCAGCGCGGCTGGGGCCTGTTCAAGATCCAGGACATCGACCTCGACAAAGGCACTGCCAGCGTCAAGCTCGAACACTCCGCATTCGTCTACGTCTACGGCAAGGTCGGGCGCAAGGTCGACTACATGTTCACCGGCTGGTTTGCCGGGGCCATGGATCAGATCCTCGCCGCTCGCGGCAGCAAGATCCGCACCGTGGCCGAGCAGGTCTACGGTGGCTCCGAAGAAGGCCACGACGACGGCCTGTTCACCGTCAAGCCGTTGTAA
- the dgcA gene encoding dimethylglycine demethylation protein DgcA produces the protein MAFEAMFQPIQIGKLTIRNRVLSTAHAEVYATDGGMTTERYVKYYEEKAKGGIGLAICGGSSVVAIDSPQQWWSSVNLSTDRIIPHFQNLADAMHKHGAKIMIQITHMGRRSRWDGFHWPTLMSPSGIREPVHRATCKTIEPEEIWRVIGNYAQAARRAKAGGLDGVELSAVHQHMIDQFWSPRVNKRTDEWGGTFEGRMKFGLEVLKAVRAEVGDDFCVGMRICGDEFHPDGLSHEDMKQIAKYYDDTGMLDFIGVVGSGCDTHNTLANVIPNMSYPPEPFLHLAAGIKEVVKVPVLHAQNIKDPNQATRILEGGYVDMVGMTRAHIADPHLIAKIKMGQIDQIKQCVGANYCIDRQYQGLDVLCIQNAATSREYMGVPHIIEKSTGPRRKVVIVGAGPAGMEAARVAAERGHDVTLFEKKEFIGGQITTASKAPQRDQIAGITRWFQLELARLKVDLRLGTAADADTIMDLRPDIVVLAVGGHPYLEQNEHWGAAEGLVVSSWDVLDGKVAPGKNVLVYDTICEFTGMSVADFLADKGSQVEIVTDDIKPGVAIGGTSFPTYYRSMYPKEVIMTGDMMLEKVYREGDKLVAVLENEYTGAKEERVVDQVVVENGVRPDEEIYYALKDGSRNKGQIDVEALFAIQPQPSLSSNGDGYLLFRIGDCVAQRNTHAAIYDALRLCKDF, from the coding sequence ATGGCTTTCGAAGCAATGTTCCAGCCAATTCAAATTGGCAAACTGACCATCCGCAACCGCGTGCTCAGCACCGCGCACGCCGAGGTCTACGCGACCGACGGCGGCATGACCACCGAACGGTACGTCAAATATTACGAAGAGAAAGCCAAGGGCGGCATCGGCCTGGCGATCTGTGGCGGTTCGTCCGTGGTGGCGATCGACAGCCCGCAGCAATGGTGGAGTTCGGTGAACCTGTCCACCGACCGGATCATCCCGCACTTCCAGAATCTCGCCGACGCCATGCACAAGCATGGCGCCAAGATCATGATCCAGATTACCCACATGGGCCGCCGCTCCCGTTGGGACGGTTTCCACTGGCCGACCCTGATGTCGCCGTCGGGCATCCGCGAACCGGTGCACCGCGCTACCTGCAAAACCATCGAGCCGGAAGAAATCTGGCGGGTGATCGGCAACTACGCGCAAGCCGCGCGCCGCGCCAAGGCCGGTGGTCTGGACGGCGTCGAACTGTCGGCGGTGCATCAGCACATGATCGACCAGTTCTGGAGCCCGCGGGTCAACAAGCGGACCGACGAATGGGGCGGCACCTTTGAAGGCCGGATGAAGTTCGGTCTGGAAGTCCTGAAAGCCGTACGCGCCGAAGTCGGTGACGACTTCTGCGTCGGCATGCGCATCTGCGGTGACGAGTTCCACCCGGACGGTCTGTCCCACGAAGACATGAAGCAGATCGCCAAGTATTACGACGACACCGGCATGCTCGATTTCATCGGCGTCGTCGGCTCGGGTTGCGATACCCACAACACCCTGGCCAACGTGATTCCGAACATGAGTTACCCGCCGGAGCCGTTCCTGCACCTGGCGGCCGGGATCAAGGAAGTGGTCAAGGTTCCGGTGCTGCACGCGCAGAACATCAAGGACCCGAATCAGGCCACGCGGATTCTGGAGGGCGGTTACGTCGACATGGTCGGCATGACCCGCGCCCACATCGCTGACCCGCACCTGATCGCCAAGATCAAGATGGGCCAGATCGACCAGATCAAACAGTGCGTCGGCGCCAACTACTGCATCGACCGTCAGTACCAGGGGCTGGACGTGCTGTGCATCCAGAACGCCGCGACTTCCCGCGAATACATGGGCGTGCCGCACATCATCGAAAAATCCACCGGGCCGAGACGCAAGGTGGTGATCGTCGGTGCGGGCCCGGCGGGGATGGAAGCGGCCCGCGTGGCGGCTGAACGTGGCCACGACGTGACCCTGTTCGAGAAGAAAGAATTCATCGGCGGGCAGATCACTACGGCTTCGAAAGCGCCGCAGCGTGACCAGATCGCCGGTATCACCCGCTGGTTCCAGCTGGAGCTGGCACGCCTGAAAGTCGATCTGCGTCTGGGCACTGCTGCCGATGCCGACACCATCATGGACCTGCGTCCGGACATCGTGGTGCTGGCGGTCGGCGGGCATCCATATCTGGAGCAGAACGAACACTGGGGCGCCGCCGAAGGGCTGGTGGTCAGCAGCTGGGACGTGCTCGACGGCAAGGTCGCGCCGGGCAAGAACGTGCTGGTCTACGACACCATCTGCGAGTTCACCGGGATGTCGGTGGCGGACTTCCTCGCCGACAAGGGCAGCCAGGTCGAGATCGTCACCGACGACATCAAGCCGGGCGTGGCCATCGGCGGTACGTCGTTCCCGACCTACTACCGCAGCATGTACCCGAAAGAAGTGATCATGACCGGCGACATGATGCTGGAGAAGGTCTACCGCGAAGGCGACAAGCTGGTCGCCGTGCTGGAGAACGAATACACCGGCGCCAAAGAGGAGCGGGTGGTGGATCAGGTGGTCGTCGAGAACGGCGTGCGCCCGGATGAAGAAATCTACTACGCCCTCAAGGACGGCTCGCGCAACAAGGGCCAGATCGATGTCGAGGCGCTGTTCGCGATCCAGCCGCAACCTTCGTTGAGCAGTAACGGCGACGGTTACTTGCTGTTCCGCATCGGTGACTGCGTGGCGCAGCGTAATACCCACGCTGCGATCTATGACGCCCTGCGGTTGTGCAAAGACTTCTAA
- the dgcB gene encoding dimethylglycine demethylation protein DgcB, producing MLNTLLPILLFAALALAVLGALRRVAMWRRGRASKVDLIGGLFAMPKRYMVDLHHVVARDKYIANTHIATAGGAVASIVLAILVHGFGLHNRILGYALLLMTAVMFVGAIFVYRRRLNPPSRLSKGPWMRLPKSLLAFSASFFLVTLPVAGILPENFGGWVLAAILGIGVLWGVSELFFGMTWGGPMKHAFAGALHLAWHRRAERFGGGRSTGLKPLDLNDPTAPLGVEKPKDFTWNQLLGFDACVQCGKCEAACPAFAAGQPLNPKKLIQDMVVGLAGGTDAKFAGSPYPGKPVGEHSGNPHQPIVNGLVDAETLWSCTTCRACVEECPMMIEHVDAIVDMRRHLTLEKGATPNKGAEVLENLIATDNPGGFAPGGRMNWAADLNLNLLSEKKSTDVLFWVGDGAFDMRNQRTLRAFVKVLKAAKVDFAVLGLEERDSGDVARRLGDEATFQLLAKRNIQTLAKYSFNRIVTCDPHSFHVLKNEYGAFDGNYLVQHHSTYLAEIIQAGALNLGQHKGNSVTYHDPCYLGRYNGEYEAPREVLRALGIEIKEMQRSGFRSRCCGGGGGAPITDIPGKQRIPDMRMEDIRETGAELVAVGCPQCTAMLEGVVEPRPLIKDIAELVADALLEDAAPNKPATPAKREPAEAH from the coding sequence ATGTTGAACACCCTTCTTCCAATCCTGTTGTTCGCAGCCCTGGCCCTTGCGGTGCTGGGGGCGTTGCGGCGGGTGGCCATGTGGCGTCGGGGCCGGGCCTCGAAGGTCGATCTGATCGGCGGCCTGTTCGCCATGCCCAAGCGTTACATGGTCGATCTGCACCACGTGGTGGCGCGGGACAAATACATCGCCAACACCCACATCGCCACGGCGGGCGGTGCGGTGGCGTCGATCGTGCTGGCGATTCTGGTGCACGGTTTCGGCCTGCATAACCGCATTCTTGGCTACGCATTGCTGCTGATGACGGCGGTGATGTTCGTCGGGGCGATCTTCGTTTATCGGCGTCGGCTCAATCCGCCGTCGCGGCTGTCGAAAGGCCCGTGGATGCGCCTGCCGAAAAGCCTGCTGGCGTTCTCGGCCTCGTTCTTCCTGGTGACCTTGCCGGTGGCCGGGATCCTGCCGGAGAACTTCGGCGGCTGGGTGCTGGCAGCGATTCTCGGGATCGGCGTGTTGTGGGGCGTGTCCGAGCTGTTCTTCGGCATGACCTGGGGCGGCCCGATGAAACACGCCTTCGCCGGTGCCCTGCACCTGGCCTGGCACCGTCGCGCCGAGCGCTTTGGCGGCGGTCGTTCTACCGGTTTGAAACCGCTGGACCTGAATGATCCGACTGCACCGCTGGGGGTGGAAAAGCCCAAGGATTTCACCTGGAACCAGTTGCTCGGTTTCGACGCCTGCGTGCAGTGCGGCAAGTGCGAAGCGGCGTGCCCGGCGTTCGCCGCCGGCCAGCCGTTGAACCCGAAAAAACTGATTCAGGATATGGTCGTCGGCCTCGCCGGCGGCACCGATGCCAAGTTCGCCGGCAGCCCGTATCCGGGCAAACCGGTGGGCGAACACAGCGGTAATCCGCATCAACCGATCGTCAACGGTCTGGTCGACGCCGAAACCCTGTGGTCGTGCACCACCTGCCGCGCCTGTGTCGAGGAGTGCCCGATGATGATCGAGCACGTCGATGCCATCGTCGACATGCGCCGGCACCTGACCCTGGAAAAAGGCGCGACCCCGAACAAGGGCGCCGAAGTCCTGGAGAACCTGATTGCCACCGACAACCCTGGCGGTTTCGCCCCGGGCGGTCGGATGAACTGGGCGGCGGACCTGAACCTCAACTTGCTCAGCGAGAAGAAATCCACCGACGTGCTGTTCTGGGTCGGCGATGGCGCCTTCGACATGCGCAACCAGCGTACCTTGCGTGCGTTCGTCAAAGTGCTGAAGGCGGCCAAGGTCGACTTCGCGGTGCTCGGGCTGGAGGAACGCGACAGCGGCGACGTGGCCCGACGTCTGGGTGACGAAGCGACCTTCCAGTTGCTCGCCAAGCGCAACATCCAGACCCTGGCCAAGTACAGCTTCAACCGCATCGTTACCTGCGATCCGCACAGCTTCCATGTGCTGAAAAACGAGTACGGCGCGTTCGATGGCAACTACCTCGTGCAGCACCACAGCACCTACCTGGCGGAAATCATTCAGGCCGGCGCGCTGAATCTCGGTCAGCACAAAGGCAACAGCGTGACCTATCACGATCCGTGCTACCTCGGCCGCTACAACGGCGAGTACGAGGCGCCGCGCGAAGTGCTGCGCGCCCTCGGCATCGAGATCAAGGAAATGCAACGTTCCGGCTTCCGTTCGCGCTGCTGCGGCGGCGGTGGCGGGGCGCCGATCACCGATATTCCGGGCAAACAGCGGATCCCCGACATGCGCATGGAAGACATCCGCGAGACCGGCGCCGAGTTGGTAGCGGTAGGTTGTCCACAGTGCACGGCGATGCTCGAAGGCGTGGTCGAACCGCGTCCGCTGATCAAGGACATCGCCGAGCTGGTGGCCGACGCGCTGCTCGAAGACGCCGCGCCGAACAAGCCTGCCACCCCGGCCAAACGTGAACCTGCGGAGGCCCACTGA
- a CDS encoding GMC oxidoreductase produces the protein MTRIATPISEIKEHYDVIVIGSGYGGGIAASRLSRAGKKVCLLERGREIQPGEYPNTMIAATEELQVHDPDGHIGSRTGLFDLHVNAQQNVVVGCGLGGTSLINANVSLEPTVDVFQDPRWPLAVREDHDGLLKAGYAKAREMLKPNPYPSTAPNLPKLDANKKSADFLKQGAHFYKPPINVTFDKLPNNLNHVGVEQLPCNHCGDCVSGCNNKAKNTTLMNYLPDATNHGAEIFCQAQVRHLERDGNGWIVHFQYLDSGREKFDAPTLFVKADIVVVSAGTLGSTEILLRSRDKGLAMSGQLGENMSGNGDILGFGHNCEQTINGIGFGAHSAKELQPVGPCITSIIDMRTEGDRSSRMVIEEGSIPGALGRPMVPAMAGFAEMIGKPTDDSFSGKVKYKEREAESFLRGPYHGALHNMQTYLIMSHDSGQGRMVLDSKDQLRIDWPGVGEQENFKIGNQRLYQSTKALGGIWVENPIWTKLLKHSIVSVHPLGGCVMGEDAAQGVVNHKGQVFGGATGTDVYANLYVTDGAVIPTSLAVNPLLTISAVSERNMGLLAADRGWTIDYTLPSAPRKQTAPPTLGVQFTETMKGYFSRAFTAAQSTDLKVYEAAAQRGEADNSPIDFTLTITANDLNRMIKEPEHAATIVGTVIAPALSPEPLTASNGVFNLFEQFEQQVDTRHMKYDMKLTAEDGNDYFFSAFKTVPEDNGVLNIWHDTSTLYVTLYRGPDKTGEVIGSGVMHIKPTDFAKQMTTMKVLNARNERERIEGLARFGKFFAGILWESYGGVFAGDKYFNPDAPPRLKRPLDAPTPAVHFFSTEDGVQLRLTRYQAGSKGPVMLVHGLGVGSNIFSTDTIQTNLLEFLCKHDYDVWLLDFRVSILLPASKKEWNGDQIAQYDFKAAIAQIQQETQAKDVQCVVHCYGATTFFMSLLAGLQGVRSVVCSQIAADTVVATATGLKAGLHLPGMLDAIGIKSMTAYADSKENWFNRLYDKALNGYARIEAQGYCTNPVCHRITFMYASLYRHDTLNETLHDNLHELFGESNIETFEHLALIVRKGHLVDFKGHDVYMPHFDRLTMPICFISGADNQCYLPESTLKTYQRVCEKHGPERYSRHVVPGYGHIDCMFGKNAVVDVYPIILEHLEKTALG, from the coding sequence ATGACACGGATCGCAACGCCCATCAGCGAAATCAAGGAACACTACGACGTGATCGTCATCGGCTCCGGGTACGGCGGCGGCATCGCCGCGTCGCGCCTGTCCCGGGCCGGTAAAAAGGTCTGTCTGCTGGAACGCGGTCGGGAAATCCAGCCCGGCGAATACCCCAACACCATGATCGCCGCGACCGAGGAATTGCAGGTACACGATCCGGACGGCCACATCGGCTCGCGCACCGGGCTGTTCGATCTGCACGTCAACGCGCAGCAGAACGTCGTGGTCGGTTGCGGCCTCGGCGGCACGTCGCTGATCAATGCCAATGTTTCCCTGGAGCCGACCGTTGATGTGTTCCAGGATCCGCGCTGGCCACTGGCGGTGCGCGAGGACCACGACGGTTTGCTCAAGGCGGGTTACGCCAAGGCCCGGGAGATGCTCAAACCCAATCCCTACCCGAGCACCGCGCCGAACCTGCCGAAACTCGATGCCAACAAAAAATCCGCGGACTTCCTCAAGCAAGGCGCGCACTTCTACAAGCCGCCGATCAACGTGACCTTCGACAAACTGCCCAACAACCTCAACCACGTCGGCGTCGAGCAACTGCCGTGCAACCACTGCGGCGACTGCGTTTCGGGCTGTAACAACAAGGCCAAGAACACCACGCTGATGAACTACCTGCCGGACGCCACTAACCACGGCGCGGAGATTTTCTGCCAGGCCCAGGTGCGGCATCTGGAGCGCGACGGCAACGGCTGGATCGTGCACTTCCAGTACCTGGACAGCGGCCGCGAGAAATTCGACGCACCGACCTTGTTCGTGAAGGCCGATATCGTCGTGGTGTCTGCCGGCACCCTCGGCTCCACTGAAATTCTGCTGCGTTCGCGGGACAAAGGCCTGGCGATGTCCGGCCAGCTCGGCGAGAACATGAGCGGCAACGGCGACATCCTCGGCTTCGGCCATAACTGCGAGCAGACCATCAACGGCATCGGTTTCGGCGCGCATTCGGCCAAGGAACTGCAACCGGTCGGCCCGTGCATCACCTCGATCATCGACATGCGCACCGAGGGTGACCGCAGCAGTCGCATGGTCATCGAGGAAGGTTCGATCCCCGGCGCGCTCGGCCGGCCGATGGTGCCGGCGATGGCCGGGTTCGCCGAGATGATCGGCAAGCCCACCGACGACAGCTTCAGCGGCAAAGTGAAGTACAAGGAGCGCGAAGCCGAAAGCTTCCTGCGCGGCCCGTACCACGGCGCGCTGCACAACATGCAGACCTACCTGATCATGAGCCACGACAGCGGCCAGGGGCGCATGGTCCTCGACAGCAAGGACCAACTGCGCATCGACTGGCCGGGCGTCGGCGAGCAGGAAAACTTCAAGATCGGCAACCAACGGCTGTACCAGAGCACCAAGGCCCTGGGCGGGATCTGGGTCGAGAATCCGATCTGGACCAAGCTGCTCAAGCACAGCATCGTCTCGGTGCATCCGCTGGGCGGTTGCGTGATGGGCGAAGACGCCGCGCAAGGCGTGGTCAACCACAAGGGCCAGGTGTTCGGTGGTGCGACCGGCACCGATGTCTACGCCAACCTCTACGTGACCGACGGCGCGGTGATCCCGACGTCACTGGCGGTCAATCCGCTGCTGACCATCTCCGCCGTGAGCGAGCGCAACATGGGCCTGCTGGCGGCCGACCGGGGCTGGACGATCGACTACACGCTGCCGTCGGCGCCGCGCAAACAGACCGCGCCGCCAACCCTCGGCGTGCAGTTCACCGAAACCATGAAAGGCTACTTCTCCCGCGCCTTCACCGCCGCGCAAAGCACCGACCTGAAGGTTTACGAGGCGGCCGCCCAACGCGGCGAGGCGGACAACTCGCCGATCGACTTCACCCTGACCATCACCGCCAACGACCTCAACCGGATGATCAAGGAGCCGGAACACGCCGCGACCATCGTCGGCACGGTGATTGCCCCGGCGCTGTCGCCGGAACCGCTGACCGCGAGCAACGGTGTGTTCAACCTGTTCGAGCAATTCGAGCAACAGGTCGACACGCGCCACATGAAGTACGACATGAAGCTGACCGCCGAGGACGGCAACGACTACTTCTTCAGCGCCTTCAAGACCGTGCCGGAAGACAACGGCGTGCTGAATATCTGGCACGACACCAGCACCCTCTACGTGACCCTGTATCGCGGGCCGGACAAGACGGGCGAGGTGATCGGCTCCGGGGTGATGCACATCAAACCGACCGACTTCGCCAAGCAGATGACCACCATGAAAGTCCTCAATGCGCGCAACGAACGTGAGCGCATCGAAGGGCTGGCGCGGTTCGGCAAGTTCTTCGCCGGGATTCTCTGGGAGAGTTATGGCGGGGTGTTCGCCGGCGACAAATACTTCAACCCCGACGCGCCGCCACGGCTGAAACGGCCGCTGGATGCGCCGACGCCGGCCGTGCATTTCTTCTCTACTGAAGACGGCGTGCAGTTGCGCCTGACCCGCTATCAGGCCGGCAGCAAAGGGCCGGTGATGCTGGTGCATGGTTTGGGTGTGGGCTCCAATATCTTCTCGACCGATACGATCCAGACCAACCTGCTCGAGTTTCTGTGCAAGCACGACTATGACGTGTGGCTGCTGGATTTTCGGGTGAGCATCCTGCTGCCGGCGAGCAAGAAGGAATGGAACGGCGACCAGATCGCCCAGTACGACTTCAAGGCCGCCATTGCGCAGATCCAGCAGGAAACCCAGGCCAAAGACGTGCAGTGCGTGGTGCATTGCTACGGCGCGACCACGTTCTTCATGTCGTTGCTCGCCGGTTTGCAGGGCGTGCGTTCGGTGGTCTGCTCGCAGATTGCCGCCGACACGGTGGTCGCAACGGCAACGGGGTTGAAGGCCGGTCTGCACCTGCCGGGGATGCTCGATGCGATCGGCATCAAGTCGATGACCGCCTACGCCGACAGCAAGGAGAACTGGTTCAACCGACTCTACGACAAGGCGCTCAACGGCTACGCGCGGATCGAAGCCCAGGGCTATTGCACCAATCCGGTGTGCCACCGCATCACCTTCATGTACGCCTCGCTGTATCGCCACGACACCCTCAACGAGACCCTGCACGACAACCTGCACGAGCTGTTCGGCGAGTCGAACATCGAGACCTTCGAGCACCTGGCGCTGATCGTGCGCAAAGGGCATCTGGTGGATTTCAAAGGGCACGACGTGTACATGCCGCACTTTGATCGGCTGACCATGCCGATCTGCTTCATCAGCGGCGCCGACAACCAGTGTTATCTGCCGGAAAGCACGCTCAAGACTTACCAGCGGGTTTGCGAGAAGCATGGGCCGGAACGCTACAGCCGGCATGTGGTGCCGGGTTACGGCCACATCGATTGCATGTTCGGCAAGAACGCGGTGGTCGATGTGTATCCGATCATCCTTGAGCACCTGGAGAAAACAGCCCTCGGTTGA
- a CDS encoding electron transfer flavoprotein subunit beta: MSTKIISLVSIGAHPTSGRPRRADQDARAVELGLQLAGDNLQVLHAGDIAEPALRAYLGMGLAQMHVLEQPAGADALPALTEYLRDAGAQMVLTGSQAETGEGSGMLPFLLAEGLGWPLVVGLAQVESINDGSALVLQALPRGQRRRLKVRLPFLATVDNAAPKPRQSAYGPARRGVLQAKDVEVVDDELLAVATLQPAKPRPKRLKVIKAKSGADRMKAATAKASGGGGQVLKGVTAQAGAEAILKLLIEEGVVR; encoded by the coding sequence ATGAGCACAAAGATCATCAGTCTGGTTTCAATCGGCGCCCACCCGACCTCTGGCCGCCCGCGCCGCGCCGACCAGGACGCCCGCGCGGTGGAACTCGGCCTGCAACTGGCGGGGGACAACCTGCAAGTGCTGCACGCCGGCGATATCGCGGAACCGGCGCTGCGCGCCTATCTGGGCATGGGGCTTGCGCAGATGCATGTGCTGGAACAACCGGCTGGCGCCGACGCGCTGCCGGCATTGACCGAGTATCTGCGAGATGCCGGTGCCCAGATGGTGTTGACCGGCAGCCAGGCGGAAACCGGCGAAGGTTCGGGGATGCTGCCGTTCCTGCTGGCCGAAGGGCTGGGCTGGCCGCTGGTGGTGGGGCTGGCGCAGGTCGAATCGATCAATGACGGCTCGGCGCTGGTGCTGCAAGCGTTGCCCCGTGGGCAGCGCCGCCGGCTGAAGGTGCGCCTGCCGTTTCTGGCGACTGTGGATAACGCCGCGCCCAAGCCTCGGCAGAGTGCTTACGGCCCGGCGCGGCGTGGCGTCCTTCAGGCGAAAGACGTGGAAGTGGTGGACGACGAATTGCTTGCGGTGGCGACGCTGCAACCGGCCAAGCCACGGCCGAAACGGTTGAAGGTGATCAAGGCCAAGAGCGGGGCTGACCGGATGAAGGCGGCGACGGCCAAGGCCAGTGGGGGTGGGGGGCAGGTGCTCAAGGGCGTGACGGCGCAGGCTGGTGCGGAAGCGATTTTGAAGTTGCTGATTGAAGAGGGGGTTGTCCGCTAG
- a CDS encoding electron transfer flavoprotein subunit alpha/FixB family protein — MSDIIRRDPRAEWIARNRLHPLHAAMQPAQHSWMGPNGIIRKNLHGIGFIGPNGIKRIDRSGAQQGGAVKRSAAVEVQLPLHQVPAPAFYISVVPDMVGGRLSSHDRDLLGLAHQLAGSDGAVLVVVFGEHKENAFATAGVDRLLVLEGEQFSGYAPEQRIQGLRAVDNQFNPRHWLLPDSRSGGGELGRRFAAALGERPATRVWQVKDQECIGRAGAGLQDLARPVARLILASAECAEPVSETRHEALPVELSTPVARSLSRIEDLGAVAVDPSAIPMAEAEFIFSGGNGVKDWALFHQTAAALGATEGASRVAVDDGFMARDRQVGASGTWVTARVYVAVGISGAIQHLQGIGACDKVVAINLDPGCDMIKRADLSVIGESAEILQALIAAVEAYRNEAKRDAA; from the coding sequence ATGAGCGACATTATCCGCCGCGATCCCCGCGCCGAATGGATTGCGCGCAACCGCCTGCACCCGCTGCACGCGGCCATGCAGCCGGCGCAACACAGCTGGATGGGCCCCAACGGGATCATCCGCAAGAACCTGCACGGCATCGGTTTCATCGGGCCGAACGGCATCAAGCGCATCGACCGCAGTGGCGCCCAGCAGGGCGGGGCGGTCAAACGTTCGGCAGCGGTTGAAGTGCAATTGCCGCTGCATCAGGTGCCGGCCCCGGCGTTCTACATCAGCGTGGTGCCGGACATGGTCGGCGGCCGCTTGAGCAGCCACGACCGCGACCTGCTTGGTCTGGCTCATCAACTGGCCGGCAGCGATGGTGCGGTGCTGGTGGTGGTGTTCGGCGAGCACAAGGAAAACGCTTTCGCCACGGCGGGTGTTGACCGCTTGCTGGTGCTTGAAGGCGAACAGTTCAGCGGTTATGCACCGGAACAACGCATCCAGGGCCTGCGGGCTGTGGATAACCAGTTCAACCCGCGTCACTGGCTGCTGCCGGACAGCCGCAGCGGGGGCGGCGAACTCGGTCGGCGCTTTGCCGCTGCACTGGGCGAGCGCCCGGCGACACGGGTGTGGCAGGTCAAGGATCAGGAGTGCATCGGCCGCGCCGGTGCTGGGCTGCAGGATCTTGCCCGCCCAGTGGCGCGGTTGATTCTGGCGTCCGCCGAATGTGCCGAACCAGTCAGCGAAACCCGTCACGAAGCGTTGCCGGTGGAGTTATCCACACCTGTGGCGCGCAGCCTGTCGCGGATCGAGGATCTGGGCGCCGTAGCGGTGGATCCGTCGGCGATTCCGATGGCCGAGGCCGAGTTCATCTTCTCCGGCGGCAACGGGGTCAAGGACTGGGCGCTTTTCCACCAGACCGCCGCCGCACTCGGCGCCACCGAAGGCGCTTCACGGGTGGCCGTGGACGATGGCTTCATGGCCCGCGACCGTCAGGTCGGCGCGTCCGGCACCTGGGTCACCGCGCGGGTTTACGTGGCCGTGGGGATTTCCGGGGCGATCCAGCACCTGCAAGGCATCGGTGCCTGCGACAAGGTGGTGGCGATCAACCTCGATCCGGGTTGCGACATGATCAAGCGTGCCGACCTGTCGGTAATCGGCGAGAGCGCGGAAATTCTTCAGGCCTTGATCGCGGCGGTAGAGGCTTACCGCAACGAAGCCAAGCGCGATGCGGCTTAA
- a CDS encoding dipeptidase produces the protein MSPAELHADSIVIDGLIIAKWNRELFEDMRKGGLTAANCTVSVWEGFQATVNNIAASQKLIRENSDLVIPVRTTADIRKAKEQGKTGILFGFQNAHAFEDQIGYVEVFKQLGVGIVQMCYNTQNLVGTGCYERDGGLSGFGREIVAEMNRVGVMCDLSHVGSKTSEEVILESKKPVCYSHCLPSGLKEHPRNKSDEELKFIADHGGFVGVTMFAPFLAKGIDSTIDDYAEAIEYTMNIVGEDAIGIGTDFTQGHGQDFFEYLTHDKGYARRLTNFGKIINPLGIRTVGEFPNLTETLLKRGHSERVVRKIMGENWVNVLKDVWGE, from the coding sequence ATGAGCCCAGCCGAATTACACGCCGACAGCATCGTTATCGACGGTCTGATCATTGCCAAATGGAACCGCGAGCTGTTCGAAGACATGCGCAAGGGCGGTCTGACGGCGGCCAACTGCACTGTGTCGGTGTGGGAGGGCTTTCAGGCCACGGTCAACAACATCGCCGCCAGCCAGAAACTGATCCGCGAGAACAGTGACCTGGTGATCCCCGTACGCACCACTGCCGACATCCGCAAGGCCAAGGAGCAGGGCAAGACCGGCATCCTCTTCGGCTTCCAGAACGCCCACGCGTTTGAAGACCAGATCGGTTACGTCGAAGTGTTCAAGCAGCTCGGCGTCGGCATCGTGCAGATGTGCTACAACACCCAGAACCTGGTGGGCACCGGTTGCTACGAACGTGACGGCGGTCTGTCGGGCTTCGGTCGCGAGATCGTCGCCGAGATGAACCGTGTCGGCGTCATGTGCGACCTGTCCCACGTCGGCTCCAAGACTTCCGAAGAAGTCATCCTCGAATCGAAAAAACCGGTCTGCTATTCCCACTGCCTGCCATCGGGGCTGAAAGAACACCCGCGCAACAAGTCCGACGAAGAGCTGAAGTTCATCGCTGACCATGGCGGTTTCGTCGGCGTGACCATGTTCGCGCCGTTCCTGGCCAAGGGCATCGATTCGACCATCGACGACTACGCCGAAGCCATCGAATACACCATGAACATCGTCGGCGAAGACGCCATCGGCATCGGCACCGACTTCACCCAGGGTCACGGTCAGGACTTCTTCGAATACCTGACCCACGACAAGGGCTACGCCCGCCGTCTGACCAACTTCGGCAAGATCATCAACCCGCTGGGCATCCGCACCGTCGGCGAGTTCCCGAACCTGACCGAAACCCTGCTCAAGCGCGGCCACTCCGAGCGCGTCGTGCGCAAGATCATGGGTGAAAACTGGGTGAACGTCCTCAAGGACGTCTGGGGCGAGTAA